The Terriglobales bacterium genome includes a window with the following:
- a CDS encoding nuclear transport factor 2 family protein, whose protein sequence is MKTAFWLLLSCSLAHGAACPTGERKDETTLIQIEERWARIPEQHDVAALECILAPDFEEAGATGELIDRSQMLASAAGYTDRHSELSEMHAHVYGDFAYVRGRAVTSGGTQPTVKSRFTDIFVYRDGRWQCVAGHESRFP, encoded by the coding sequence ATGAAAACTGCTTTCTGGTTGTTGCTATCGTGCTCATTGGCGCATGGAGCGGCTTGCCCGACGGGTGAACGCAAGGACGAAACCACGCTGATTCAGATCGAGGAGAGATGGGCGCGAATCCCAGAACAACACGATGTGGCTGCGTTGGAGTGCATTCTTGCGCCCGACTTCGAAGAAGCCGGAGCTACCGGTGAACTGATCGATCGCTCGCAGATGCTGGCAAGCGCCGCCGGCTACACTGACCGGCACTCCGAATTGTCGGAAATGCACGCGCATGTATATGGCGATTTCGCTTATGTCCGCGGTAGGGCTGTCACAAGCGGCGGCACGCAGCCCACGGTGAAGTCGCGGTTCACCGATATCTTCGTCTATCGCGACGGACGCTGGCAGTGTGTAGCCGGCCATGAATCGCGCTTTCCGTAA